In Eleginops maclovinus isolate JMC-PN-2008 ecotype Puerto Natales chromosome 10, JC_Emac_rtc_rv5, whole genome shotgun sequence, the following proteins share a genomic window:
- the LOC134871096 gene encoding olfactory receptor 1M1-like: MSFLKSVLNDSLIIHPPGFYIIGFETFPFISVYLIFLSFVYVITVLSNSLVICVIFFNRCLHTPKFLAVVNLAVIDVILNTCTIPSMIKIFLVKDNFIPFNLCMLQMFVYYSFVSLESYALAILAYDRLVAICFPLRHNSINTMRSMSWIVSLTWFFVLGVNAFTTGIMTRLSFCNSVRVFSYFCDYAPVFRLACNDFSMQWFAASFLTILILAVPFAFILLSYMCILVTVFRMKSLDSRVKALATCVEHIILVAVFYIPLLSIFTIGFYLGLIDPDQRVLSLSMASCIPPCVNPLIYSLKTKEIKIRVLALVNILNSINPLKSLHFLQLLHNKGLQ, translated from the exons ATGTCTTTTCTCAAGTCTGTTTTGAATGACTCTCTCATCATTCATCCTCCAGGCTTCTATATCATTGGGTTTGAGACTTTTCCCTTCATCAGTGTCTACTTGATCTTTCTCTCGTTTGTTTATGTGATCACAGTGCTGTCCAATAGTTTGGTGATCTGTGTCATTTTCTTCAATCGTTGTTTACACACTCCAAAATTTCTGGCTGTGGTTAACCTTGCAGTAATTGATGTTATCTTGAACACATGCACTATTCCCAGCATGATAAAGATATTCCTCGTTAAAGACAACTTTATTCCATTCAACCTCTGTATGTTACAAATGTTTGTCTACTATTCTTTTGTGTCTTTGGAGTCATATGCACTTGCTATACTTGCCTATGACAGGTTGGTTGCAATATGTTTCCCTCTGCGTCACAACTCGATCAACACAATGCGGAGCATGTCATGGATTGTCAGCCTGACTTGGTTTTTTGTTCTAGGAGTAAACGCATTCACAACAGGTATAATGACTCGGCTGTCTTTTTGTAATTCTGTCAGAGTGTTTAGCTATTTCTGTGACTATGCGCCTGTATTCAGGCTCGCCTGTAATGATTTTTCAATGCAGTGGTTTGCAGCTTCCTTCCTTACCATTTTGATACTTGCAGTACCCTTTGCTTTTATTCTACTGTCTTATATGTGCATTCTGGTGACCGTATTCAGGATGAAATCTTTAGACAGTCGTGTGAAAGCTCTGGCCACTTGTGTAGAGCATATCATCCTTGTTGCTGTGTTTTACATTCCTCTTCTTAGCATATTCACTATTGGGTTTTATCTGGGTCTGATCGACCCGGACCAGCGTGTGCTGAGTCTGTCGATGGCCTCTTGCATCCCACCTTGTGTCAATCCTCTCATATATTCTTTGAAAACCAAAGAGATCAAAATCAGAGTTCTGGCGCTGgtaa acattttaaattcaataaatcCCCTCAAGAGTCTACATTTTTTGCAGCTGCTTCACAATAAAGGCCTTCAGTAA
- the LOC134871065 gene encoding LOW QUALITY PROTEIN: olfactory receptor 1E16-like (The sequence of the model RefSeq protein was modified relative to this genomic sequence to represent the inferred CDS: inserted 1 base in 1 codon), which produces MDFFNSALGKNMTFVRPEYFIISGFIGIPNINYYYVFLCFVYMVSVLGNTAVMAIIYLDHXLRTPKYIVVFNLAFVDLCGSSALVPKVLDIFLFNHQNIPYADCLAFLFFCYTCLSMQVLNLVALSYDRLIAIMYPLHYQVKVTHRSMLSLIVCFWVFVITVTFIAVCLLTRLSFCKSVVINSYFCDHGQLYRLACNDYKPNNDFAWFLVFLILWLPLSFTMDSKISPNARIINLSLTSVFPPMLNPIIYVLQTQEIKESMKKIFKIRKKSKMMIRK; this is translated from the exons ATGGACTTCTTCAACTCAGCTCTTGGAAAAAACATGACTTTTGTGCGTCCTGAATATTTCATCATAAGTGGATTTATTGGCATACCTAATATCAATTATTACTATGTATTCCTCTGCTTTGTTTACATGGTTTCAGTGTtgggaaacacagctgtgatgGCCATAATATACTTGGACC AACTGAGAACTCCCAAAtatattgtagtttttaatttAGCATTTGTGGACCTGTGTGGTAGCTCTGCTCTGGTGCCAAAGGTTCTTGATATCTTTCTGTTTAACCATCAGAACATCCCCTACGCTGACTGcttggcttttctttttttctgctacACGTGCCTTTCAATGCAGGTTCTTAATCTAGTTGCACTGTCGTATGACAGACTGATAGCTATCATGTACCCACTGCACTATCAAGTGAAGGTGACCCACAGGTCCATGCTGTCTCTGATTGTCTGTTTCTGGGTATTTGTTATTACTGTGACATTTATTGCAGTGTGCCTTCTCACAAGACTTTCCTTCTGTAAGTCTGTGGTTATTAACAGCTATTTCTGTGACCACGGACAGTTGTATCGGCTGGCTTGCAATGACTATAAACCTAACAATGACTTTGCTTGGTTTTTAGTATTTCTAATTCTTTGGCTTCCACTCTC ATTTACCATGGATTCAAAAATATCTCCAAATGCCAGGATCATAAACCTGTCTCTGAcctctgtttttcctccaaTGCTGAACCCAATCATTTATGTTTTGCAGACACAAGAAATCAAAGAatctatgaaaaaaatatttaaaatcagaaagaaatccaaaatgatGATAAGGAAGTAA
- the LOC134870898 gene encoding olfactory receptor 1-like, translating to MISEVRAASTVNATFVRPAKFYLSGFSNMPHVKYYYVFLCFVYIMTVLGNSLLLSVIYYVRALHTPKYMVVFYLALTDLCGSTALIPKLLDTFLFDRRYIVYEACLSYMFFVLFFLSVQSWTLTTMAYDRFIAICFPLRYHSIVTTPAIAALLLLSWVTLFSLVGFTVINIDNLSFCDSLVVNSFFCDHSPVYSLACNDSSINNIMAYVALILILCIPLILILVSYIGISIALGRIASGEERLKASKTCTSHLILVAVFFIPIIVTNIVSVVSHMHPNVRMINSSLTNTAPALLNPIIYSLKTEEILMSFKKLYKRNRISISAKKRLKC from the coding sequence ATGATCTCAGAAGTGAGAGCAGCTTCCACAGTGAATGCTACATTTGTTCGTCCTGCTAAGTTTTATCTCAGCGGGTTTTCCAACATGCCTCATGTTAAGTATTACTATGTTTTCCTGTGCTTTGTCTACATCATGACTGTTCTTGGGAATAGCCTTCTTCTCTCTGTTATTTACTATGTAAGGGCTCTGCATACTCCTAAATACATGGTTGTGTTTTACCTGGCTTTGACTGATTTGTGTGGGAGCACAGCTCTCATCCCAAAACTCTTAGATACTTTTTTGTTTGACCGAAGATACATTGTCTATGAAGCTTGCCTAAGTTATatgttctttgttttattctttttatctGTACAGTCATGGACACTTACCACTATGGCATATGACAGATTTATAGCAATTTGCTTCCCTTTAAGGTACCACAGTATTGTGACGACACCGGCTATCGCTGCATTGTTGCTATTGTCGTGGgttactttatttagtttagtaGGATTTACTGTTATAAATATTGATAACCTCTCCTTCTGTGACTCTTTGGTGGTAAACAGCTTTTTCTGTGATCATTCACCAGTATATAGTCTGGCTTGCAATGACTCGTCTATAAATAACATAATGGCATATGTAGCTCTTATTCTAATCCTCTGTATTCCTCTTATATTGATATTGGTATCGTATATTGGCATTTCAATAGCACTAGGCAGGATTGCATCAGGAGAGGAACGACTCAAAGCCTCTAAAACTTGTACCTCTCACCTGATTCTTGTGGCAGTTTTCTTCATACCAATTATTGTCACCAACATAGTGTCAGTAGTCTCTCACATGCATCCTAATGTCAGAATGATAAACTCATCTTTGACCAACACCGCACCAGCTTTGCTCAATCCTATCATATACTCTTTGAAGACAGAGGAAATTCTGATGTCTTTCAAgaagctttacaaaagaaatagGATTAGCATCAGTGCcaaaaaaaggttgaaatgtTAA
- the LOC134871415 gene encoding olfactory receptor 1M1-like, translating to MQSCVCCFEIAALEYSCRSTTIKRPSDRRAFSRVRPVGRSTMSFLKSVLNDSLIIHPPGFYIIGFETFPFISVYLIFLSFVYVITVLSNSLVICVIFFNHCLHTPKFLAVVNLAVIDVILNTCTIPSMIKIFLVKDNFIPFNLCMLQMFVYYAFGTLESYALAILAYDRLVAICFPLRHNSINTMRSMSWIVSLTWFFALGVNAFTTGIMTRLSFCNSVRVFSYFCDYAPVFRLACNDFSMQWSAASFLTILLLAVPFAFILLSYMCILVTVFRMKSLDSRVKALATCVEHIILVAVFYIPLLSIFTIGFYLGLIDPDQRVLSLSMASCIPPCVNPLIYSLKTKEIKIRVLALVRKNTVGT from the exons ATGCAGTCATGTGTTTGCTGCTTTGAGATTGCAGCATTAGAATACAGCTGTCGCTCAACAACCATTAAGAGACCATCAG ACAGGAGAGCTTTCAGCAGAGTTCGTCCAGTGGGGAGATCTACTATGTCTTTTCTCAAGTCTGTTTTGAATGACTCTCTCATCATTCATCCTCCAGGCTTCTATATCATTGGGTTTGAGACTTTTCCCTTCATCAGTGTGTACTTGATCTTTCTCTCGTTTGTTTATGTGATCACAGTGCTGTCCAATAGTTTGGTGATCTGTGTCATTTTCTTTAATCATTGTTTACACACTCCAAAATTTCTGGCTGTGGTTAACCTTGCAGTAATTGATGTTATCTTGAACACATGCACTATTCCCAGCATGATAAAAATATTCCTCGTTAAAGACAACTTTATTCCATTCAACCTCTGTATGTTACAAATGTTTGTCTACTATGCTTTTGGGACTTTGGAGTCATATGCACTTGCTATACTTGCCTATGACAGGTTGGTTGCAATATGTTTCCCTCTGCGTCACAACTCGATCAACACAATGCGGAGCATGTCATGGATTGTCAGCCTGACTTGGTTTTTTGCTCTAGGAGTAAACGCATTCACAACAGGTATAATGACTCGGCTGTCTTTTTGTAATTCTGTCAGAGTGTTTAGCTATTTCTGTGACTATGCGCCTGTATTCAGGCTGGCCTGTAATGATTTTTCAATGCAGTGGTCTGCAGCTTCCTTCCTTACCATTTTGCTCCTTGCAGTACCCTTTGCTTTTATTCTACTGTCTTATATGTGCATTCTGGTGACCGTATTCAGGATGAAATCTTTAGACAGTCGTGTGAAAGCTCTGGCCACTTGTGTAGAGCATATCATCCTTGTTGCTGTGTTTTACATTCCCCTTCTTAGCATATTCACTATCGGGTTTTATCTGGGTCTGATCGACCCGGACCAGCGTGTGCTGAGTCTGTCGATGGCCTCTTGCATCCCACCTTGTGTCAATCCTCTCATATATTCTTTGAAAACCAAAGAGATCAAAATCAGAGTTCTGGCGCTGGTAAGAAAAAATACAGTTGGCACATAA
- the LOC134871416 gene encoding cytochrome c oxidase assembly factor 4 homolog, mitochondrial isoform X1 translates to MRNGYWRNYFTVTLSPAAEMCPPRNTCSAEPLSQHRMASPSPHDRSRKDDDEDDPVDRMISRTGCAELHYAVQECMAEHQDWRMCKSQVQIFKDCMMNFQIARKEQLMKQRQQTPPAPS, encoded by the exons ATGAGGAACGGATATTGGCGGAACTATTTTACAGTTACACTTTCGCCCGCTGCTGAAATGTGTCCTCCGAGAAACACTTGCAGCG CAGAGCCACTGAGTCAGCACAGGATGGCGTCCCCCTCCCCCCATGACCGCAGCCGTAAAGACGATGATGAGGATGACCCCGTTGATCGGATGATATCCCGCACTGGCTGTGCGGAGCTACATTACGCTGTGCAGGAGTGCATGGCTGAACACCAGGACTGGCGCATGTGCAAAAGTCAGGTCCAGATTTTCAAAGACTGCATGATGAATTTCCAAATCGCCCGGAAAGAGCAGCTGATGAAGCAGCGGCAGCAAACACCCCCTGCTCCAAGCTGA
- the LOC134871416 gene encoding cytochrome c oxidase assembly factor 4 homolog, mitochondrial isoform X2 → MASPSPHDRSRKDDDEDDPVDRMISRTGCAELHYAVQECMAEHQDWRMCKSQVQIFKDCMMNFQIARKEQLMKQRQQTPPAPS, encoded by the coding sequence ATGGCGTCCCCCTCCCCCCATGACCGCAGCCGTAAAGACGATGATGAGGATGACCCCGTTGATCGGATGATATCCCGCACTGGCTGTGCGGAGCTACATTACGCTGTGCAGGAGTGCATGGCTGAACACCAGGACTGGCGCATGTGCAAAAGTCAGGTCCAGATTTTCAAAGACTGCATGATGAATTTCCAAATCGCCCGGAAAGAGCAGCTGATGAAGCAGCGGCAGCAAACACCCCCTGCTCCAAGCTGA
- the LOC134871143 gene encoding olfactory receptor 2AT4-like: MSSVRTVLNDSVIIHPPGFYIIGFETFPNISVYIIFLTFVYVVTLVFNILLIYIIACNHCLHTPKFMAVVNLAVIDIVLNTSTIPSMIKIFVFKDNFVPFNFCLLQMYVYYAFISLESYSLAILAYDRLIAICFPLRQNLFNTLPIMSCLIGVTWVYSLGRVAYSIAIMTRLSFCNSVRVFSYFCDYAPVFRLACNDYTLQWSVASTSSMVNVMVPLTFILLSYVIILVTVFRMKSVNNKMKALATCIEHLVLVAVFFTPILIIFLIGLYVRSIDPDQRVLSLSLASCLPPCINSVVYSLKTKEIRTRALVLAKRVKISP, translated from the coding sequence GAGACATTTCCCAACATCAGTGTCTACATTATCTTTCTAACATTTGTCTATGTGGTTACACTGGTGTTCAATATTTTGTTGATCTACATAATTGCCTGTAACCATTGCTTACACACTCCAAAATTCATGGCAGTTGTCAACCTGGCAGTAATTGATATTGTCTTAAACACAAGCACTATTCCAAGCATGATAAAGATATTTGTCTTTAAGGACAACTTTGTTCCGTTCAACTTCTGTCTGTTACAAATGTATGTGTACTATGCTTTCATATCTTTAGAGTCGTATTCACTTGCTATACTTGCCTATGACAGGTTAATTGCAATATGTTTCCCTCTGCGTCAGAACTTATTCAACACACTGCCGATCATGTCTTGTCTTATCGGCGTTACTTGGGTTTACAGTCTGGGAAGAGTTGCATACAGCATTGCAATCATGACTCGCTTGTCTTTTTGTAATTCTGTCAGAGTGTTTAGCTACTTTTGTGACTATGCACCTGTTTTTAGACTAGCCTGTAATGATTACACATTGCAGTGGTCAGTCGCTTCAACTTCAAGCATGGTGAATGTGATGGTCCCTTTGACTTTTATTCTCCTGTCTTATGTCATCATTCTAGTCACTGTGTTCAGGATGAAATCAGTAAATAATAAGATGAAAGCTCTCGCTACTTGCATTGAACACCTAGTccttgttgctgtttttttcacTCCTATACTTATAATTTTCTTAATTGGTCTTTATGTGCGATCCATTGACCCGGACCAGCGCGTGCTGAGTCTGTCGCTGGCCTCTTGCCTCCCACCCTGCATAAATTCTGTtgtatattctttaaaaacaaaagagatcAGAACCAGAGCTTTGGTACTGGCCAAAAGAGTAAAAATAAGCCCTTAA